The Pseudomonas sp. DG56-2 genome contains a region encoding:
- the hemC gene encoding hydroxymethylbilane synthase — MSTREIRIATRKSALALWQAEYVKARLEQAHPGLLVTLVPMVSRGDKLLDSPLSKIGGKGLFVKELETALLENQADIAVHSMKDVPMDFPEGLGLYCICEREDPRDAFVSNTFKSLDELSAASVVGTSSLRRQAQLLARRPDLQIRFLRGNVNTRLAKLDAGEYDAIILAAAGLIRLGFEDRITSGISVDDSLPAGGQGAVGIECRSVDSEIHALLAPLHHQDTADRVVAERALNKHLNGGCQVPIACYAVLEGDQLWLRGLVGEPSGGKLLTAEARAPRSDAQTLGVQVAEDLLKQGAEDILKAVYGEAGHP, encoded by the coding sequence ATGTCCACTCGTGAAATCCGCATTGCCACGCGCAAAAGTGCCCTAGCCCTGTGGCAGGCCGAATACGTCAAAGCACGTCTTGAGCAAGCCCATCCTGGTTTGCTGGTTACTCTGGTGCCTATGGTCAGCCGGGGTGACAAACTGCTCGACTCGCCGCTGTCCAAGATTGGTGGCAAGGGCCTGTTCGTCAAGGAACTGGAAACCGCGCTGCTGGAAAACCAGGCCGACATCGCTGTGCATTCGATGAAAGATGTGCCCATGGACTTCCCTGAAGGCCTGGGGCTGTATTGCATCTGTGAGCGTGAAGACCCGCGCGACGCCTTCGTGTCCAATACCTTCAAAAGCCTTGATGAGCTGTCAGCTGCAAGCGTGGTAGGCACTTCCAGCCTGCGCCGCCAGGCCCAGTTGCTGGCGCGTCGCCCTGATCTGCAGATCCGCTTTCTGCGCGGTAACGTCAACACCCGCCTGGCCAAGCTCGATGCCGGTGAGTACGACGCGATCATCCTCGCTGCAGCCGGTCTTATCCGCCTTGGTTTTGAAGACCGCATTACCTCCGGCATCAGCGTCGACGACAGCTTGCCTGCCGGTGGCCAAGGTGCTGTGGGTATCGAATGCCGCAGCGTCGACAGCGAAATTCATGCGTTGTTGGCTCCTTTGCATCACCAGGACACCGCGGACCGTGTCGTGGCCGAGCGGGCGCTGAACAAGCACCTCAATGGTGGATGCCAGGTCCCGATTGCCTGTTATGCCGTGCTCGAAGGTGATCAACTGTGGCTGCGTGGCCTGGTTGGCGAGCCCAGCGGTGGCAAGCTGCTGACCGCTGAAGCCCGTGCGCCGCGCAGCGATGCGCAGACGCTGGGTGTCCAGGTGGCCGAGGACCTGCTCAAGCAAGGCGCCGAAGACATCCTCAAGGCTGTCTACGGCGAGGCCGGTCACCCGTGA
- a CDS encoding LytTR family DNA-binding domain-containing protein, with protein sequence MNVLIVDDEPQARERLSRLLGELGGYTVLEPSATNGEEALALIDSLKPEVVLLDIRMPGLDGLQVAARLCEREAPPAVVFCTGDDEFTVQSFTESTLGYVLKPVAADALREALRKAERPSRVQLAALTRPAAESGSGPRSHISARTRKGIELIPLDQVIYFIADHKYVTLRHEGGEVLLDEPLKALEDEFGDRFVRIHRNALVARNRIERLQRTPLGHFQLFLKGLNGDALIVSRRHVAGVRKMMQQL encoded by the coding sequence ATGAATGTCCTGATCGTTGATGACGAACCCCAAGCCCGGGAACGGCTGAGCCGACTGCTTGGCGAACTCGGGGGATACACCGTACTGGAGCCCAGCGCCACCAACGGCGAAGAGGCTCTGGCGTTGATAGACAGCCTCAAGCCAGAGGTGGTCTTGCTCGATATCCGCATGCCGGGCCTCGATGGCCTGCAGGTAGCTGCCCGCTTGTGTGAGCGTGAAGCCCCGCCTGCCGTTGTGTTCTGTACGGGTGATGACGAATTCACCGTCCAGTCATTCACGGAAAGCACGCTCGGGTATGTGCTCAAGCCGGTGGCTGCCGATGCGCTGCGCGAAGCCTTGAGAAAGGCCGAGCGACCCAGTCGGGTACAACTGGCTGCGCTTACCCGCCCAGCGGCCGAAAGCGGCAGCGGGCCACGTAGCCATATCAGTGCGCGAACCCGCAAAGGGATCGAGTTGATCCCGCTGGACCAGGTGATCTACTTCATCGCCGACCACAAATATGTAACGTTGCGTCATGAAGGCGGCGAAGTCCTGCTGGACGAGCCCCTCAAGGCGCTGGAAGACGAATTCGGCGACCGGTTCGTGCGGATTCACCGCAACGCCCTGGTCGCCCGCAACCGAATAGAGCGGCTGCAACGCACGCCGTTGGGGCATTTCCAGTTGTTTCTCAAGGGCCTCAACGGTGATGCATTGATCGTTAGCCGCCGGCACGTGGCCGGTGTACGCAAGATGATGCAGCAGCTCTAG
- a CDS encoding uroporphyrinogen-III synthase: MSGWRLLLTRPEQECIALSRALAEQGIASSSLPLLEIEPLSLDEAQRKLLREFDQYAAVIVVSKPAARLGLAELARHWSQLPRQAWFTVGAASAQVLQAEGCQVCYPAQGDDSEALLHMPQLHQAIGGTAPRVLIIRGQGGRELLAERLAEQGASVDYLELYRRYLPAYPLGALSERICAERLNGLVVSSGQGFEHLLQLAGDNWSQLARLPLFVPSPRVAGQAREAGAQNVVDCRGASAAALLAALQQMPAPAL; the protein is encoded by the coding sequence GTGAGCGGTTGGCGCCTGCTGCTGACACGCCCGGAGCAGGAGTGCATTGCGCTCTCCCGGGCGCTGGCCGAGCAAGGCATTGCCAGTAGCAGCCTGCCGTTGCTGGAAATCGAACCGCTGAGCCTGGATGAAGCACAGCGCAAACTGCTGCGCGAATTTGACCAGTACGCAGCGGTCATCGTGGTCAGCAAGCCTGCTGCGCGTCTGGGACTGGCCGAGCTGGCTCGTCACTGGTCGCAGCTGCCTCGGCAAGCCTGGTTTACCGTGGGCGCGGCTTCAGCGCAGGTCCTTCAGGCCGAGGGCTGCCAGGTCTGCTATCCAGCGCAGGGCGACGACAGCGAAGCCCTGCTGCACATGCCTCAATTGCACCAGGCGATTGGCGGAACGGCGCCACGTGTGTTGATCATACGTGGCCAGGGCGGTCGCGAACTGCTCGCCGAGCGTCTCGCCGAGCAAGGTGCTAGTGTCGATTATCTGGAACTCTACCGTCGCTACCTACCGGCTTATCCACTGGGCGCGCTGTCTGAACGAATTTGCGCGGAACGCCTGAACGGCCTGGTGGTCAGCAGTGGGCAGGGGTTTGAACACCTGCTGCAACTGGCCGGGGACAATTGGTCGCAGTTGGCCCGCTTGCCGCTGTTTGTACCCAGCCCGCGTGTAGCCGGGCAAGCCCGGGAAGCCGGGGCACAGAATGTAGTGGACTGCCGCGGTGCCAGTGCCGCGGCGTTGTTGGCAGCACTGCAGCAAATGCCTGCACCTGCCCTCTGA